In a genomic window of Chryseobacterium sp. G0162:
- a CDS encoding WG repeat-containing protein, translating into MKKSLLLSFLFGFILSFAQKQLTIDRLGVVTDSVEIKYLKKEYKIIGVFHKVSPKSEVKYARILKEDRSGIPYWGYINLKKEEIIPPKYLSVSPFENGYILVKDNVEISTEYKCGSQKPCVRQERKAYYYFVDSQNKKVSDYFDEVKKDKSGDFYDCRINNIQKILDASSLKVVADSKGEYRILILNRGNDYRLKAYTNNREDFLDKEGKPLTGFKYKSIDSRNGFLFVGLYINSEVTKYTLLNPYTKIPFNNNLLIDYISESIKGSNTVIVRNEEKYFLINNNGFVKSKQYDYLKQYGSSILFLDKENIGLLNLKGKEVLKSPNIYIESHALRDTVDSPVYVFEKKDGTLNFIDIKKVKLKKTDAIYLNNLSETVSFTDKKSILENKYFVAIGKNKKKGVLDFNGKLLVPYIYEDINPVDNTGYFLATNLGLKTGLISANNTTILPFTNEYSASRDIYYIKDTTQINNIKSYFFIWKINDKVGTIDYANKTIDPFEFDFQEPYENFIAYGKNSKMGIMTKNGKVIPAEYNKSYALLENGIYYLFKDKNLVGIDENNNMVFKTDFILSYPKFAEPIVLDERLIYLRDQDTSYILNLNGSQFLKFYNKVWSYSNGIGISTDGILFDLYKNNYEYYYKDRFISNDFK; encoded by the coding sequence ATGAAGAAATCACTCTTATTATCTTTTCTGTTTGGATTTATTTTAAGCTTTGCCCAAAAGCAGCTTACTATAGATAGATTGGGAGTGGTTACAGATTCTGTGGAGATTAAATATCTAAAGAAAGAATATAAAATTATAGGCGTATTTCACAAGGTCTCTCCAAAGTCTGAAGTGAAATATGCTCGTATTTTAAAAGAAGATCGTAGTGGGATTCCTTATTGGGGGTATATTAATCTAAAGAAGGAAGAAATAATCCCACCAAAATATCTATCTGTTTCACCTTTTGAGAACGGATATATATTAGTCAAAGATAACGTTGAAATCAGTACAGAATACAAGTGTGGCAGCCAGAAACCTTGTGTTAGACAGGAGAGAAAAGCATATTATTACTTTGTTGACAGTCAAAATAAAAAAGTTTCTGATTATTTTGATGAGGTGAAAAAAGATAAAAGTGGTGATTTTTATGACTGTCGTATAAATAACATTCAAAAGATACTTGATGCGTCTTCTTTAAAGGTTGTAGCAGATTCAAAAGGAGAATATAGAATATTGATTTTAAATAGAGGGAATGATTATCGATTGAAGGCTTATACAAATAATAGAGAGGACTTTTTAGATAAGGAAGGCAAGCCTTTAACCGGTTTTAAATACAAATCAATAGATTCTCGTAATGGATTCCTTTTTGTGGGATTATATATTAACAGTGAAGTAACAAAGTATACCCTGCTTAACCCTTATACCAAAATCCCTTTTAATAATAATCTTTTAATAGATTATATTTCTGAGAGTATTAAAGGTAGTAATACCGTTATTGTAAGAAATGAAGAAAAATACTTTCTGATTAATAATAATGGTTTTGTAAAGTCTAAACAATATGACTATCTTAAACAATATGGCAGTTCAATTTTATTTTTGGATAAAGAAAATATTGGATTATTAAATTTGAAGGGGAAAGAGGTTTTAAAATCTCCGAATATTTACATTGAAAGTCATGCATTAAGAGATACTGTTGATTCTCCGGTTTATGTTTTTGAAAAAAAAGATGGAACCCTGAATTTTATTGATATAAAAAAGGTGAAATTAAAAAAAACCGATGCTATATACTTAAATAACTTGTCAGAAACAGTTTCTTTTACTGATAAAAAGTCAATTCTGGAAAATAAATATTTTGTAGCAATAGGTAAGAATAAGAAGAAAGGCGTTCTTGATTTTAATGGAAAATTATTAGTTCCTTATATTTATGAGGATATTAATCCTGTTGATAATACAGGTTACTTTCTCGCTACTAATTTAGGTCTTAAGACAGGTCTGATTAGTGCTAATAATACAACTATTCTTCCTTTTACCAACGAATATTCTGCTTCAAGGGATATCTATTACATTAAAGATACGACTCAGATTAATAATATAAAATCTTATTTTTTTATCTGGAAAATAAATGATAAAGTGGGGACTATTGATTATGCTAATAAGACAATAGATCCTTTTGAATTTGATTTTCAGGAGCCTTACGAGAATTTTATTGCCTATGGTAAGAATTCTAAAATGGGGATTATGACAAAGAATGGGAAAGTAATTCCTGCAGAATATAATAAAAGTTATGCTTTGCTTGAAAACGGTATTTATTATTTGTTTAAAGATAAAAACCTTGTTGGTATTGATGAAAATAATAATATGGTTTTTAAAACAGATTTTATTCTTAGCTATCCGAAATTTGCAGAACCAATTGTTCTTGATGAGCGGTTAATATATTTAAGAGATCAGGATACTTCTTATATATTGAATCTTAATGGAAGCCAATTCTTGAAGTTTTACAATAAAGTTTGGTCTTATTCTAACGGAATAGGAATTTCTACTGATGGGATTTTATTTGATCTCTACAAAAACAACTATGAATATTATTACAAAGATAGATTTATCAGTAATGATTTTAAGTAA
- a CDS encoding aldehyde dehydrogenase family protein, with translation MEQFIENKLIKADDVFSVWRKVPFEEKQKLIGKAAEILKNNSEKFGRIITTEMNKPISESIAEVEKCALMMHYYADAENILKPEKIESEFTYSEVHYAPKGVILGVMPWNFPFWQVLRFAVPAILAGNTVVLKHASICFGSGNAIEEVLLEAGFPEGVFQNLEVGHKAVKEILEHDAVKGVSLTGSGKAGGEVASIAGLNIKKSLLELGGSDAFIIFEDGDLESAAKAGAKSRLQNCGQTCTAAKRFIIDEKIEDQFLPIFIEEYKKYEIGDPLNKDTKLAGMARPDLADELEAQFNRALENGAEIILPLERVSDNEFKPGLIRVQEGNPILKEELFGPLGMVMIAKNAEEALQIANDIPFGLSNSVWTKDKDRQLFFIENLESGTVNINRMTSSDPRFPFGGSKASGYGTELSLHALKEFVTAKTIVGNN, from the coding sequence ATGGAACAATTTATTGAAAACAAGCTTATTAAAGCAGATGACGTGTTTTCAGTGTGGCGCAAAGTGCCGTTTGAAGAAAAGCAGAAGTTAATTGGAAAAGCGGCAGAAATACTAAAAAATAATTCAGAGAAATTTGGAAGGATCATTACTACTGAAATGAATAAACCTATTTCGGAATCCATTGCTGAGGTAGAGAAATGTGCTTTAATGATGCATTATTATGCTGATGCTGAAAATATTTTGAAACCTGAAAAAATAGAATCCGAATTTACCTATTCTGAAGTTCATTATGCTCCGAAAGGAGTCATCCTGGGAGTAATGCCTTGGAATTTTCCGTTCTGGCAGGTGTTGAGGTTTGCGGTCCCTGCAATCTTAGCAGGAAATACAGTGGTTCTAAAACATGCTTCAATTTGTTTCGGAAGTGGAAATGCAATAGAAGAAGTTCTTTTAGAAGCAGGTTTTCCGGAAGGGGTATTTCAAAATCTTGAAGTAGGTCACAAAGCGGTAAAAGAGATCCTTGAACATGATGCCGTAAAAGGAGTAAGTCTTACCGGTAGTGGTAAAGCTGGAGGTGAAGTAGCCTCTATTGCAGGTTTAAACATCAAAAAATCTTTACTTGAATTAGGAGGAAGTGATGCATTCATCATTTTTGAAGATGGAGATCTTGAATCAGCGGCAAAAGCTGGTGCAAAATCAAGACTGCAGAACTGTGGACAAACCTGTACTGCAGCTAAAAGATTTATTATTGATGAAAAGATTGAAGATCAGTTTCTACCCATTTTCATTGAGGAATATAAGAAGTATGAAATTGGAGATCCTTTGAATAAAGACACAAAATTAGCTGGGATGGCAAGACCTGACTTAGCCGATGAGTTGGAAGCTCAATTTAACAGAGCATTGGAAAATGGCGCAGAAATTATCCTTCCTTTGGAAAGAGTTTCTGATAATGAATTTAAACCTGGTTTAATCAGAGTTCAGGAAGGAAATCCAATTTTAAAAGAAGAACTTTTTGGACCTCTTGGGATGGTGATGATTGCTAAAAATGCTGAAGAAGCATTACAAATTGCTAACGATATTCCTTTCGGACTTTCCAATTCGGTTTGGACTAAAGATAAAGACCGTCAGTTATTCTTTATTGAAAATCTTGAGTCAGGAACGGTTAATATCAACAGAATGACCAGTTCTGACCCGCGTTTCCCTTTTGGTGGATCAAAGGCTTCAGGATACGGAACAGAGCTTTCTTTACACGCTTTAAAAGAGTTTGTAACAGCGAAGACTATTGTAGGTAATAATTGA
- a CDS encoding acyl carrier protein has product MSDIASRVKAIIADKLDVEETEVTPEASFTNDLGADSLDTVELIMEFEKEFNIQIPDDQAEKITTVGHAIAYIEEVVNK; this is encoded by the coding sequence ATGTCAGACATTGCATCAAGAGTAAAAGCTATCATCGCTGATAAGCTTGACGTTGAAGAAACAGAAGTAACTCCTGAAGCTAGCTTCACTAACGATTTAGGAGCAGATTCACTAGATACAGTTGAGTTAATCATGGAATTCGAAAAAGAATTTAACATTCAGATCCCTGATGACCAAGCTGAAAAAATTACTACTGTAGGGCACGCTATCGCTTACATCGAAGAAGTAGTAAATAAATAA
- a CDS encoding BCCT family transporter, with amino-acid sequence MMNFKNIRSTFNKGVTIPSLIFIIGTCFLSAVYPKPTESILNEIKQFIFVNLNWVYVWSVTLFVIFLVYLLFSKYANIKLGANDSKPEYSFFSWISMLFAAGMGIGLIYFSVAEPMQHYSSEVFADNHYVSRAKQAQLYTFFHWGIHAWAIYGVVGLSLSYFAYRYRLPLSLRSCFYPLLKDKINGKWGNAIDVFALCCTFFGITTTLGFGVVQISSGLNILHVTPENSFTYQIIIVVTLVTLSVISAISGVGKGVKILSNINVVSVIGLLLFVLILGPTVYLIGSFTEGLGNYINNFFNLTFNTHVYEKNALPWFYDWTILYWAWWISWSPYVGLFIARISKGRTIKEFILAVLILPTLFNFIWMSVFGNSAIWFDLNVANGQLSQFATDPDALMFRFLDYLPLSEFTGFFVILIILIFFVTSADSGIFVMNSIATKNASKSPKWQIVFWGVLLAVLSLLLLNVGGLKALQSMTLITALPFSIVVILFIVSLMKGLVIDQKYYDTNFSASTVPWSGEFWKERLKNIVSFKDNASVDRFINVKAKEAFTDLQQEFAANGIEAKINHHQNPVRIEIEIHQGVVNNFVYGVENKIKTVSEYIMNEENLPDLDDNKTHYPRSYFGDGREGYDVQYFTKNELISDVLKHYERFLEIISEERNEMFISSNANQNKD; translated from the coding sequence ATGATGAATTTTAAAAATATTAGATCTACTTTTAACAAAGGGGTTACTATTCCGAGTTTGATATTTATTATAGGAACCTGTTTTCTTTCAGCGGTATATCCAAAACCGACTGAAAGCATCCTGAATGAGATTAAACAATTTATATTTGTCAACTTAAACTGGGTGTATGTATGGTCTGTAACGTTATTCGTTATTTTTCTGGTATACTTGTTATTCAGTAAATATGCCAATATAAAGCTTGGGGCTAATGACAGTAAACCGGAATATTCTTTCTTTTCCTGGATTTCCATGTTGTTTGCCGCTGGAATGGGGATCGGATTGATTTATTTCAGTGTGGCAGAACCTATGCAGCACTATTCCTCAGAAGTTTTCGCAGACAATCATTATGTAAGCCGGGCTAAGCAGGCGCAGCTCTATACCTTTTTCCATTGGGGAATTCATGCGTGGGCAATTTATGGAGTAGTAGGACTTTCTTTGTCTTATTTTGCATACCGTTACAGATTACCTCTTTCATTAAGAAGCTGTTTTTATCCACTGTTAAAAGATAAAATTAACGGAAAATGGGGAAATGCCATTGACGTTTTTGCTTTATGTTGTACTTTTTTCGGAATTACAACAACCTTAGGTTTTGGAGTCGTACAGATTAGTTCAGGATTAAATATTCTTCACGTTACTCCGGAGAATAGTTTTACGTATCAGATTATCATTGTAGTTACTCTTGTCACTCTTTCCGTTATATCCGCCATTTCAGGAGTAGGGAAGGGAGTAAAGATTTTAAGTAATATTAATGTAGTCAGTGTGATCGGTCTCCTTCTTTTTGTATTAATATTGGGGCCAACAGTTTATCTGATTGGAAGCTTTACAGAAGGGCTGGGAAACTATATCAATAACTTCTTCAATCTTACCTTCAATACCCATGTTTATGAGAAAAATGCATTGCCATGGTTTTACGACTGGACGATTTTATATTGGGCATGGTGGATTTCATGGTCCCCTTACGTAGGTTTATTTATTGCAAGAATTTCTAAAGGAAGAACTATCAAAGAGTTTATTCTGGCAGTTTTAATACTTCCTACATTATTCAATTTTATATGGATGTCCGTATTTGGAAACAGTGCTATTTGGTTCGATTTAAATGTTGCCAATGGGCAATTAAGCCAATTTGCAACAGATCCGGATGCCTTAATGTTCCGTTTCCTGGATTATTTACCCTTATCAGAGTTTACAGGATTCTTCGTCATCCTTATCATTCTTATCTTTTTTGTAACATCAGCAGATTCTGGGATATTTGTGATGAACAGTATTGCCACTAAAAATGCCAGTAAATCTCCAAAATGGCAAATTGTATTCTGGGGAGTACTACTGGCTGTTCTTTCCCTTTTATTACTGAATGTAGGAGGTTTGAAAGCACTGCAAAGTATGACCTTAATTACCGCATTGCCGTTTTCTATTGTGGTTATTTTGTTCATTGTAAGCTTGATGAAAGGATTAGTGATTGACCAGAAATATTACGATACAAATTTTTCAGCCTCTACAGTGCCATGGTCTGGTGAATTCTGGAAAGAACGATTAAAAAATATCGTTTCTTTTAAAGATAATGCTTCTGTAGACCGTTTTATTAATGTGAAAGCAAAAGAAGCCTTTACAGATTTACAGCAGGAATTTGCAGCTAATGGAATTGAAGCTAAAATAAATCATCATCAAAATCCTGTCAGAATAGAAATCGAAATCCATCAGGGAGTTGTTAATAACTTCGTTTATGGAGTGGAAAATAAAATAAAAACAGTTTCTGAATATATCATGAATGAAGAGAACCTTCCGGATCTTGACGATAATAAAACACATTATCCAAGATCCTATTTTGGAGATGGAAGAGAAGGTTATGATGTTCAGTATTTTACCAAAAATGAACTGATTTCTGATGTACTGAAACATTACGAACGGTTTTTAGAAATTATTTCAGAAGAACGAAACGAAATGTTTATCAGCAGCAATGCCAATCAGAATAAGGATTAA
- the fabF gene encoding beta-ketoacyl-ACP synthase II, whose product MELKRVVVTGFGAITPIGNNAKEYWENLVKGESGAAPITLFDATNFKTKFACEVKNFDPLQHFDKKESKKMDRNTQLGLVAAKEAVEHSGIIEDNVDKNRVGVIWGSGIGGLETFETEVLGWANTEIPRFNPFFIPKMIADMTPGQISIEYGFHGPNYTTVSACASSANAIIDSKMLIQLGKADVIVCGGSEAAVTASGVGGFNAMMALSTRNDDPTTASRPFDKDRDGFVLGEGAGCIILEEYEHAVKRGATIYAELLGGGMSADAYHMTAPHPEGLGAYLVMKNCLEDAGLTADEVDHINMHGTSTPLGDIAESNAISKLLGEHAFDIQINSTKSMTGHLLGAAGVIEAIAALGTIIHGIVPPTINHFTDDEKIDSRLNFTFNTAVKKDVKVAMSNTFGFGGHNACVLFKKI is encoded by the coding sequence ATGGAATTAAAAAGAGTAGTTGTAACAGGTTTTGGAGCAATAACACCAATCGGAAATAATGCAAAAGAATACTGGGAAAATCTTGTGAAAGGTGAGAGCGGAGCCGCTCCGATTACTCTTTTTGATGCCACAAACTTTAAAACCAAGTTTGCTTGCGAGGTAAAAAATTTCGATCCATTACAGCATTTCGATAAGAAAGAGTCTAAAAAAATGGACCGAAATACTCAATTGGGACTTGTTGCTGCTAAAGAAGCAGTAGAACATTCTGGTATTATTGAAGATAATGTAGATAAAAACAGAGTTGGTGTAATTTGGGGCTCCGGAATCGGAGGTCTGGAAACCTTTGAAACGGAAGTTTTAGGATGGGCTAATACCGAAATTCCTAGATTTAATCCGTTCTTTATTCCTAAAATGATTGCTGATATGACTCCTGGTCAGATCTCAATTGAATATGGTTTCCACGGACCGAATTATACAACGGTATCTGCATGTGCATCTTCAGCAAATGCTATAATTGATTCCAAAATGCTTATCCAATTAGGAAAAGCAGACGTGATTGTATGCGGAGGCTCTGAAGCAGCCGTTACAGCAAGTGGTGTCGGTGGATTTAATGCGATGATGGCACTTTCTACAAGAAATGATGATCCTACAACAGCTTCAAGACCTTTCGACAAAGACAGAGATGGATTTGTATTAGGTGAAGGTGCTGGATGTATTATTCTTGAAGAATACGAGCATGCGGTAAAACGTGGTGCTACAATTTATGCAGAATTACTAGGAGGAGGTATGAGTGCAGATGCATATCATATGACGGCTCCGCATCCTGAAGGCCTTGGCGCTTATCTGGTAATGAAAAACTGTTTGGAAGATGCAGGTTTAACTGCTGATGAAGTAGATCATATCAACATGCATGGTACCTCTACTCCATTAGGAGACATCGCAGAATCCAACGCAATTTCGAAGTTATTAGGCGAGCATGCTTTTGACATTCAGATCAATTCTACAAAATCAATGACAGGTCACCTTTTAGGAGCAGCCGGTGTTATTGAAGCTATCGCTGCGTTAGGAACTATTATTCATGGTATTGTTCCTCCTACCATCAACCATTTTACTGATGATGAAAAGATTGACAGCAGACTAAACTTTACGTTTAATACTGCGGTTAAGAAAGATGTAAAAGTAGCCATGAGCAATACTTTTGGATTTGGCGGGCATAATGCTTGCGTTCTATTTAAGAAAATCTAA
- the hutG gene encoding formimidoylglutamase, with protein sequence MLQNIWQGRLDGEELLFHRLFQRVKEEQNYDNILTNDFALHGFAVDEGVRRNKGRQGAKDASNVIRKNMSNFPVILPNFSMLDFGNVTCEDGNLENAQNNLAKNVSKVLLKGGKSLVLGGGHEVTYAHYLGIKTAFPEQKIGIINIDAHFDNRQPEKGVGPSSGTGFWQIAQEGPINSLHIGIQRNSNTLKLFDTAHQYGMKYILSDELFFENLPSIYQRIDDLLENVDYAYLTICMDVFNASIAPGVSASAYNGIFADATFMHFYRHILKNKKLVALDVAEVNPSFDIQDRTARLAACLVNEWLMI encoded by the coding sequence ATGCTTCAAAATATTTGGCAGGGTAGATTAGATGGGGAAGAGCTTCTTTTCCACAGACTATTTCAGAGAGTAAAGGAAGAACAGAATTACGACAATATTTTAACGAATGATTTTGCATTGCATGGTTTTGCCGTGGATGAAGGAGTCAGGAGGAATAAAGGCCGTCAGGGTGCTAAAGATGCCTCCAACGTGATCCGAAAAAATATGTCTAATTTTCCGGTGATTCTTCCCAATTTCTCTATGCTGGATTTTGGAAACGTTACCTGTGAAGACGGTAATCTTGAGAATGCTCAGAATAATTTGGCTAAAAATGTTTCAAAAGTACTTTTAAAAGGAGGAAAATCGCTTGTTCTGGGTGGTGGACATGAAGTGACCTATGCTCATTATTTAGGGATTAAAACAGCCTTTCCGGAGCAAAAAATAGGAATTATCAATATTGATGCTCACTTTGATAACAGACAGCCGGAAAAAGGAGTAGGACCAAGCTCAGGAACAGGATTCTGGCAAATTGCTCAGGAAGGCCCTATCAATTCTCTTCACATTGGGATTCAAAGAAACTCAAACACCTTGAAACTCTTTGATACCGCACATCAATATGGAATGAAGTATATCCTTTCGGACGAATTGTTTTTTGAAAACCTTCCTTCCATTTATCAACGCATCGATGACTTGCTGGAGAACGTGGATTATGCCTATCTCACTATTTGTATGGATGTTTTTAATGCATCTATCGCTCCGGGGGTTTCAGCTTCAGCATATAATGGTATCTTTGCAGATGCAACCTTTATGCATTTTTACAGGCATATCTTAAAAAACAAAAAACTGGTTGCACTGGACGTGGCAGAAGTCAATCCGTCGTTCGATATTCAGGACAGGACGGCAAGGCTGGCAGCTTGTCTGGTGAATGAATGGCTGATGATTTAA
- a CDS encoding IPExxxVDY family protein, translating to MEIQKLYDLDDIEFEDIAIGLVRLAKDIPAHEFFYKINQLNNLSFSRKKDLVFHGDYYDYLFPRFEAYHKFSKTCFTFISNKSSESKQKKVQTELFTEEENIKFLLNNQVGVEYILHSSDQFPDFSVILLPENLVFPIQDYTLSSDEELYQIIQYYE from the coding sequence TTGGAAATTCAAAAACTTTATGATCTTGATGATATAGAATTTGAAGATATTGCCATAGGATTGGTAAGATTAGCAAAAGATATACCCGCTCATGAGTTTTTCTACAAAATAAATCAACTTAACAATCTCAGTTTTTCAAGAAAAAAAGATCTTGTCTTTCATGGAGATTATTATGATTATCTTTTTCCCAGGTTTGAGGCCTACCACAAGTTTTCCAAGACCTGTTTCACCTTCATTTCAAATAAATCTTCAGAAAGTAAACAAAAAAAAGTTCAGACCGAGCTCTTTACAGAAGAAGAAAACATTAAATTTTTATTAAATAATCAGGTAGGTGTGGAATATATTCTGCATAGTTCGGATCAGTTTCCTGATTTTTCCGTAATTTTGCTCCCTGAAAATCTTGTGTTTCCAATTCAAGACTATACACTGAGTTCTGATGAGGAACTTTATCAAATTATCCAGTATTATGAATAA
- the pyk gene encoding pyruvate kinase, with the protein MNKYLKKTKIIATLGPASSSKEVMLDLMKAGVDIFRINFSHADYDLVRNNIEIIRELNSEYGYSVGILGDLQGPKLRVGVVKEGSYLNPGDILTFTNEKIEGDSTKVYMTYQQFPQDVKVGERILIDDGKLVLEVTETNEVDTVKAKTIQGGPLSSKKGVNLPNTLVSLPALTEKDIQDANFMLDMEVDWIALSFVRHAQDIIDLKELIAKHPNGKFKTPIIAKIEKPEGVKNIEEILLECDGLMVARGDLGVEVPMEEVPAIQKNLVEKARFYSKPVIIATQMMETMINSLTPTRAEVNDVANSVLDGADAVMLSGETSVGRYPVQVVENMAKIVKNIETTHFYQHKNEPIEKDYNCIDERFITNRVCLAAVRIAKTTNVSAIVTLTHSGYTAFQLAAHRPNSHIIVYSGNRRVITMLNLLWGVHAYYYDMKKSTDETIIQVNMLTHNYGYIETGDFVININATPSYEGGKTNTLRLTTV; encoded by the coding sequence ATGAATAAGTATTTAAAGAAGACAAAAATTATCGCAACACTAGGGCCGGCTTCATCATCGAAGGAGGTAATGTTAGATCTAATGAAGGCGGGTGTTGATATTTTCAGAATAAATTTTTCCCATGCAGATTACGACTTAGTTCGAAACAATATTGAAATAATTAGAGAACTAAACAGCGAGTACGGATATTCAGTGGGTATTTTAGGAGACCTTCAGGGACCTAAGCTAAGAGTAGGTGTCGTGAAGGAAGGATCTTACCTGAATCCAGGGGATATTCTTACTTTTACCAATGAAAAGATCGAGGGAGATTCTACTAAGGTATACATGACTTACCAACAGTTTCCACAGGATGTAAAAGTAGGGGAAAGAATCCTTATTGATGACGGGAAACTGGTATTAGAAGTTACTGAAACCAATGAAGTAGATACAGTAAAGGCTAAAACGATTCAAGGGGGACCTTTAAGCTCTAAAAAAGGGGTTAATCTTCCTAATACATTGGTATCTCTTCCTGCATTAACAGAGAAGGATATTCAGGATGCTAATTTCATGCTTGATATGGAGGTAGACTGGATTGCTCTTTCTTTTGTACGTCATGCACAAGATATCATTGACTTGAAAGAATTAATTGCAAAACATCCAAACGGTAAATTCAAAACTCCGATTATTGCGAAGATTGAAAAGCCTGAAGGGGTTAAAAATATTGAAGAAATCTTATTGGAATGTGACGGACTAATGGTTGCCCGTGGTGACTTAGGAGTTGAAGTTCCAATGGAAGAAGTTCCAGCCATCCAGAAAAACCTGGTAGAAAAGGCAAGATTCTATTCTAAACCGGTAATCATCGCAACACAGATGATGGAAACAATGATCAACAGTTTAACGCCAACCAGAGCGGAAGTAAATGACGTTGCGAACTCTGTATTGGATGGTGCTGATGCAGTAATGCTTTCAGGAGAAACTTCTGTAGGAAGATATCCTGTACAAGTAGTAGAAAACATGGCTAAAATTGTGAAAAACATTGAAACCACTCACTTCTACCAACACAAGAATGAACCGATTGAAAAAGACTACAACTGTATCGATGAGAGATTCATTACCAACAGAGTATGTCTTGCAGCAGTAAGAATTGCTAAAACAACGAATGTTTCTGCTATTGTTACATTGACTCATTCAGGGTATACGGCTTTCCAGCTTGCAGCACACAGACCAAATTCTCACATCATTGTTTACAGTGGTAACAGAAGAGTAATTACGATGCTAAACCTTCTTTGGGGTGTTCACGCTTACTACTATGATATGAAGAAGTCTACTGATGAAACGATTATCCAGGTAAATATGTTAACGCATAACTACGGTTATATTGAAACTGGTGACTTCGTTATCAACATCAATGCAACTCCGTCATATGAAGGTGGAAAAACGAATACGTTGAGATTAACGACAGTTTAA
- the rnc gene encoding ribonuclease III: MELQKYFSKFLLKKRKRQLTERDYFLSTELKKVLGAEVQNIALYREAFSLKNSSKNQDINYERLEFLGDSVLGTIISCHLFQTYPQANEGYLTQMKSKIVNRKNLNKLGEDLKLTDLLQKQNNSSALGENISGNLFEALIGAVYLDFHYDACRKIILERLLTPSEINKLENKIVSYKGLLLEWSQKKKVNIKYETCEEIQANKAVMFRCHVWLGDEKIANAMETSKKKAEEKAAQRAFYILNKKENILGNSKTL, translated from the coding sequence ATGGAGTTACAGAAATACTTTTCTAAATTCCTTCTCAAAAAAAGAAAAAGACAATTAACGGAAAGAGATTATTTTCTCAGCACTGAGCTTAAAAAAGTCTTGGGTGCAGAGGTACAAAATATTGCTCTTTACCGCGAAGCTTTTTCTTTAAAAAATTCTTCTAAAAATCAAGACATCAACTATGAAAGGCTTGAATTTTTGGGAGATTCTGTTTTGGGTACAATTATTTCTTGTCATTTGTTCCAGACCTATCCTCAAGCTAATGAAGGATATCTGACACAGATGAAATCTAAGATTGTTAATAGGAAAAATCTCAATAAATTAGGGGAAGACCTTAAGCTTACAGATCTTCTGCAAAAGCAGAATAATTCTTCGGCTCTAGGGGAAAATATCTCCGGGAATTTATTTGAAGCTTTAATTGGTGCCGTTTATTTGGACTTTCATTATGATGCTTGCAGAAAGATCATTCTGGAAAGACTTCTGACGCCTTCCGAAATTAACAAACTTGAAAATAAAATTGTCAGCTATAAAGGTCTCCTTCTCGAATGGAGCCAGAAGAAGAAGGTAAATATAAAGTACGAAACTTGCGAGGAAATACAGGCTAATAAAGCAGTCATGTTCCGTTGTCATGTATGGCTGGGAGATGAAAAAATTGCTAATGCTATGGAAACCTCCAAGAAAAAGGCTGAGGAAAAGGCAGCACAGAGAGCTTTTTATATTTTAAATAAAAAAGAAAATATACTTGGAAATTCAAAAACTTTATGA